In a single window of the Cryptococcus neoformans var. neoformans JEC21 chromosome 11 sequence genome:
- a CDS encoding Alpha-amylase A precursor, putative encodes MLVPFSISLSILPLLLTSLSSSALPQSELRHRSVYQLLTDRFARPDQQIAPCDVAKKEYCGGGWKGVEQRLDYIKGMGFDTIWISPIVANIQLDPGARSFHGDPYHGYWGSNIYELNHHFGTPQDLLDLSQALHNRGMYLMVDVVANHVGAQDHVSFVPSSDYGPFSSPSDFHEYCQPDWDVQEEIEQCWVGSQTPDLNTESPHVISTLNTWIHHLVSTFQIDALRIDTVKHVRKDFWKGFIESAGVACLGEVLNGDPTYLALYQREAMGSIFDFATYWHIQRAFQSPLGSISELVNMIKLLHRLFPDPSSLGSFLDNHDFPRFAGKTDDQALIRNAMVYPFINDGYPILYSGQEHNLQGGDDPYNREAIWLFGYDESSPTYNMIKSLNNARRIASSSPSFPALLRPFQHGNHTIVMSKAPLLSILNNHGSSSCHITGGARAIPMHIPPSQTGYKGLLPVINVLTGRIYSTDPYGGLTITIVRGEPLVFIPLILYHSPNPVEVPDSEWKGVLINEKGKGKRSGKDGEGDEDRPEMTRRWSPAGPWSPRMMSGFGGWMGWWRGWGSGGGNGDL; translated from the exons ATGCTCGTCCCCTTTTCCATATCCCTCTCCATATTACCATTGCTCCtcacttctctctcttccagcGCCCTACCCCAATCGGAACTGCGGCATCGCTCAGTCTACCAACTCCTTACAGATCGCTTTGCCCGACCAGACCAGCAGATTGCACCCTGTGATGTTGCAAAAAAGGAGTActgtggaggaggatggaagggtgTGGAGCAGAGGCTGGATTATATAAAAGGGATGGGGTTCGATACAA TTTGGATATCGCCGATCGTCGCCAACATCCAACTTGACCCAGGTGCACGTTCATTTCACGGGGACCCATATCATGGCTACTGGGGTTCCAACATATATG AGCTAAATCACCATTTCGGAACTCCCCAGGACTTGCTTGACCTCAGCCAAGCACTACATAATAGAGGCATGTATCTTATGGTGGATGTC GTAGCAAATCATGTCGGAGCGCAGGACCACGTATCTTTCGTGCCCTCTTCCGATTATGGTCCCTTTTCGTCGCCTTCTGATTTCCACGAGTACTGTCAGCCTGACTGGGATGTTCAGGAAGAAATCGAGCAAT GCTGGGTCGGTTCTCAAACGCCGGACCTCAACACCGAATCCCCCCATGTCATCTCCACGCTCAACACCTGGATCCACCATCTCGTTTCCACGTTCCAAATAGACGCTCTCCGCATCGACACTGTCAAGCACGTCAGGAAAGATTTCTGGAAAGGTTTTATAGAGAGCGCAGGTGTAGCGTGTTTGGGAGAAGTATTGAATGGAGACCCGACGTATTTGGCGCTATATCAGAGGGAAGCGATGGGGAGTATATTTGACTTTGCCACGTACTGGCATATTCA ACGGGCATTCCAGTCTCCGCTGGGGTCGATATCAGAGCTGGTGAACATGATCAAACTCCTTCATCGACTTTTCCCAGACCCATCATCACTAGGATCTTTTCTCGA TAATCATGACTTCCCCAGGTTTGCTGGTAAGACCGATGATCAGGCT CTTATTCGCAATGCGATGGTTTATCCTTTCATCAACGATGGCTATCCAATCCTCTATTCGGGCCAAGAACATAATCTGCAAGGCGGGGATGATCCCTATAACAGGGAAGCAATTTGGCTATTTGGATATGACGAGTCTTCT CCTACATACAATATGATCAAATCCCTCAATAACGCCCGCCGTATCGCATCGTCATCCCCATCATTCCCCGCCCTTCTCCGCCCTTTCCAGCACGGTAACCATACCATCGTTATGTCCAAAGCTCccctcctttccatcctcaacaaccaCGGTTCTTCGTCATGTCATATAACAGGAGGGGCAAGAGCTATCCCGATGCATATCCCCCCGTCGCAAACAGGGTACAAAGGTCTTCTCCCCGTTATTAACGTCTTGACCGGACGAATATACTCTACCGATCCTTACGGTGGACTAACTATCACTATCGTCCGAGGCGAacctctcgtcttcattcCTCTTATCCTTTACCACTCTCCCAACCCTGTGGAAGTGCCGGATAGTGAGTGGAAGGGGGTGCTGATAaatgaaaaagggaaggggaagcgGAGCGGGAAGGAcggtgaaggagatgaggatagGCcggagatgacgaggaggtggagtCCCGCGGGACCGTGGAGCccaaggatgatgagcggATTTGGAGGCTGGATgggatggtggagagggtggGGAAGTGGGGGTGGTAACGGGGATTTGTGA
- a CDS encoding expressed protein, translating to MRFVALSNENSSSQKSVTTNNSNSHCHPQPSVNDSLVIEGMITCLQNQLVLNNKLFEKFLIADEARQSRYEKQLAAQDSELQDLRDRLDKLENARFLMESSYEQESFTHKGRVYELENQIIGLKARERGREQQKDYTVSQLKQQQKAFEDQLEAQRKGFEARIREQQEGFEARIRVQHEELMGRLKMGQKEVMARMEKLESAAAIVKEPKPKKSVNFSEMATVRTFNPPQYASPNLGKQISDDMECSGASGTSARSSALVRGASFATARSVVPAKAKMKT from the exons ATGCGCTTCGTGGCCCTCTCGAATGAGAACAGCAGCTCCCAGAAGTCCGTCACAACCAACAACTCGAACAGTCATTGTCAT CCCCAACCATCAGTCAATGACTCATTGGTCATTGAGGGTATGATAACATGTCTACAAAATCAACTAGTTCTGAATAACAAACTCTTTGAAAAGTTCTTGATTGCGGACGAAGCCCGGCAAAGTAGATACGAAAAGCAGTTAGCC GCTCAGGATTCTGAACTCCAGGATCTCCGAGACCGGTTAGACAAGCTTGAAAATGCCCGCTTTCTTATGGAGAGTTCATACGAGCAAGAAAGT TTTACTCACAAAGGGCGCGTGTACGAGCTTGAAAATCAAATAATAGGGCTCAAAGCTCGAGAGCGTGGCCGAGAACAG CAGAAAGATTATACGGTGTCTCAACTTaaacaacaacagaagGCTTTTGAAGATCAATTGGAGGCTCAGCGAAAGGGGTTTGAGGCACGTATCAGGGAGCAGCAAGAGGGCTTTGAAGCTCGAATTAGAGTGCAGCATGAGGAACTCATGGGTCGTCTGAAAATGGGACAGAAAGAGGTCATGGCTCGGATGGAAAAGCTGGAGTCTGCTGCGGCCATTGTAAAGGAGCCCAAGCCCAAAAAATCCGTGAATTTCAGTGAGATG GCAACCGTCCGCACTTTTAATCCACCACAGTATGCATCACCAAACCTGGGGAAGCAAATTAGTGATGATATGGAATGTTCTGGGGCAAGCGGGACGTCCGCTCGGTCGTCAGCACTAGTA CGAGGTGCCTCTTTTGCTACTGCAAGAAGTGTGGTGCCAGCCAAAGCAAAGATGAAAACGTGA
- a CDS encoding expressed protein, with translation MVSIPRGRPNPSPISSNTSREDRGNSACSDVSDGNNNSPKKRRRNEDSVPKALQACDRCRTKKIKCHPAESSEFCHSCTIASLSCTYDLPITASRTKRIQRGLSTHPQTSQQLPSFSSGQADVPPPNTAEHVLFDPETMASHGPVETHQSRDTNASERREIESQFTTGVALRRRGRTVGLTQGRASSSVRREGATALSYILHSTPTLPVASLSEFDRANGLSMCFSSSDTSMDGDGFMLITTECTTFETIDDQAVEPPPYVFEALHSPSWKEVINRLAMTFIDHISPFIPVVIRTEMGEVGQLVLYAMAGVAAARRDCPKEIFDCLRYIIKQEIHDRDALSNPTRENVQILLTTCLVDELALDCGTAAPPSVQRTRLSAAICMARDLNMDQPARGTTLGESNARIWQCAVIIDQWNAARYGVRPLILDFLSSSSSATISRDLTDNKFFQHLYSLSAILRRIIDKVYGVEGLKNTEDEDLLQIAEEVSRWKKELHRDLHFTGDSSSLPSGILHILHTAIMILLYRPFMRWSFIVPQSLSLDLNLEVWTLICPAARSSLEWAANREDPFEFLFFGPYALGLSCLIQYHSYARRREWDGVVVLERLLMNGIGKWAPSWAHLPLQAAQLSVVQLLYSSTQRTLPSSFHHPNTSARGLNPTPGIFNRLPETAVNGITFLRDPSHPEGGVLVATRQAAREIKDLPPGTVIIGGPLSPEEMDGDPVVSGRTQTRPVGGNEVEMSLSNGGGEVVPVDDGRGMTGMMPLTNIPGLSALPNSESATVLDSFARLAGSQFANHYMPDLSVDGAITSASTADWEAIVSSLTYPGF, from the exons ATGGTTTCAATCCCTCGTGGTCGGCCAAACCCGTCCCCGATCTCCAGCAACACCAGCAGAGAAGACAGAGGAAATTCTGCATGTTCAGATGTGAGCGATGGTAACAACAATAGCCCGAAGAAACGAAGGAGGAATGAAGATTCCGTACCCAAGGCTTTGCAAGCTTGCGACAGGTGTCGTACCAAG AAAATCAAATGCCACCCTGCAGAAAGCTCAGAGTTTTGCCACTCATGTACTATCGCCTCTTTATCTTGCACATACGACCTTCCCATAACCGCCTCCCGTACAAAACGCATACAACGAGGGTTATCgactcatcctcaaacaTCACAAcaacttccttccttttcttctggCCAAGCAGATGTGCCACCACCAAATACCGCCGAACATGTTCTTTTCGATCCAGAGACTATGGCAAGTCATGGGCCTGTTGAAACACATCAGAGCAGAGACACCAATGCCTCCGAAAGGCGCGAAATTGAAAGTCAATTCACAACAGGGGTTGCCTTACGACGAAGAGGGCGTACTGTTGGCTTGACTCAGGGTCgtgcctcttcttctgttaGACGTGAGG GTGCCACCGCATTGTCGTACATCCTGCATTCAACTCCTACACTGCCAGTTGCCAGTCTCTCTGAATTCGATCGTGCAAACGGCCTTTCAATGTGCTTTTCATCGTCTGATACTTCTATGGATGGCGATGGCTTCATGCTCATTACTACCGAATGCACGACGTTTGAAACTATCGACGACCAGGCTGTCGAGCCCCCACCTTATGTTTTCGAAGCACTACACTCTCCAAGCTGGAAAGAAGTGATCAATCGATTAGCAATGACCTTTATCGATCACATTAGCCCGTTTATACCTGTGGTGATCCGAACGGAGATGGGTGAGGTGGGTCAGCTGGTCTTGTACGCGATGGCTGGCGTAGCTGCAGCTAGACGGGATTGTCCTAAGGAGATTTTTGATTGTTTGAGATATATCATCAAGCAAGAGATACATGATCGAG ATGCATTGAGCAATCCGACCCGCGAGAATGTTCAAATCCTTCTTACTACCTGCCTCGTAGACGAATTGGCGCTTGATTGTGGAACGGCTGCTCCCCCTTCTGTGCAACGGACAAGATTATCGGCCGCTATATGCATG GCTAGAGATTTGAATATGGATCAACCTGCCCGAGGAACGACCTTAGGAGAATCAAATGCTCGTATATGGCAGTGTGCAGTAATTATCGACCAGTG GAACGCAGCACGCTACGGCGTCCGACCACTCATCCTTGACTTCttatcgtcatcatcatcagcaacaATTTCAAGGGATCTTACCGATAATAAGTTCTTTCAACATCTTTATAGCCTTTCAGCCATCCTTCGTCGGATAATAGATAAAGTCTATGGAGTTGAAGGGTTGAAAAATACAGAGGACGAAGATTTGCTTCAGATAGCGGAAGAAGTGTCGagatggaaaaaagaaTTACATCGTGATCTTCATTTCACTGGTGATTCGTCCAGCCTTCCGTCTG GGATTCTCCATATATTACACACTGCTATTATGATCCTCCTCTACCGTCCTTTCATGCGCTGGTCATTCATCGTCCCCCAATCCCTCTCACTCGACCTAAACCTCGAAGTCTGGACACTCATCTGCCCAGCTGCTCGTTCCAGCCTCGAATGGGCCGCTAACCGGGAAGATCCCTTTGAATTCTTGTTCTTTGGACCTTATGCCTTGGGTTTGTCATGTTTGATACAGTATCATTCATAtgcgagaaggagggaatgGGATGGGGTAGTCGTGCTGGAAAGATTGCTTATGAATGGGATTGGGAAATGGGCTCCGAGTTGGGCTCATTTACCTCTCCAAGCGGCA CAACTGTCCGTTGTACAGCTGTTATACTCATCCACCCAGAGGACCCTTCCTTCGTCCTTTCACCATCCAAATACTTCTGCGCGTGGACTCAATCCAACACCAGGAATATTCAACAGACTCCCCGAAACAGCGGTGAACGGGATTACTTTTTTGAGGGATCCAAGTCATCCAGAGGGCGGGGTGCTGGTCGCCACGCGGCAGGCTGCGAGGGAGATCAAGGATTTACCGCCTGGGACAGTTATCATCGGAGGGCCTCTGTCGccggaagagatggatggtgATCCTGTTGTCAGTGGAAGAACACAGACACGACCGGTAGGTGGTAATGAAGTCGAGATGAGCCTCAGTAATGGAGGAGGTGAGGTAGTTCCTGtagatgatggaagaggaatgaCAGGGATGATGCCCTTGACAAATATCCCTGGATTGTCGGCCCTGCCGAATTCAGAATCAGCAACTGTTTTGGACTCCTTTGCGCGTCTGGCTGGGAGCCAATTCGCTAACCATTACATGCCTGACCTGTCAGTAGATGGCGCAATCACTTCGGCCTCGACAGCGGATTGGGAAGCCATCGTATCGTCATTGACATATCCAGGCTTCTAG
- a CDS encoding beta-1,3 glucan biosynthesis-related protein, putative: MPFLQSISSLFSGNSSKSNPNRYNNRRSVMDSTRDAFSLPTTNAGNIHYGNGYNDGPQLDSASSSPGPSRRNSNAYNNNYPPRDFSANPNSYPPLTHTFHRLRKTLAGSFPELLETLNPPVNPTLLATFEAEIGCPLPRSVRESIQVADGQDLETTGNISGSGGLFFGLYFLPLEEVMREWAFWRYAEDDPTVGGNPAILATMASVPPQWIKTVYACKGWIPLLSDRTGNYVGVDLDPGANGAWGQVIVFGRDFDRKCVLWNGDGEGGWGKWLAAFVDELESGEGWEADKAASSDEEEEIGYSSYNGGGTYGEVGSGLRLAGQYRGWNVLEAWWDRSVRKWESLGLGLDIEEVERGLEEARRLTGYGVSETEGKGKGKGKGREGTNGNTSNSNSPLQESLGGSQHLAAVPGTPVTRDSDVLLPPSSPEQPSIPKIRHPSPSPVRVITPVTSTIDHPLKPGPPSTVSGSGSGSGYLSPPTHSPSRRKRAPAPAPTPIDLPTRADIQAMSAIAQAETSGLRGGWVMNLDTSVGSAARRASRLSSLGSGSQGRGSMDAEMVDIDLEGGRAVPFGSPNMTEDELERQREEERMAHAGLEHRRSPVMLNSRTPSPLARSPHSSHSPLSPHSPSFHSPHSPYSSRPPSFETRTAIITTEDPSREKTPKASLRSPNAPSPLDVTAIPQSVLDATSMIRPPPPVANNSSLTIRGYDGEERDRSLVRANSGASNGQRSPRPERSGTTPIPGSGPTQQRSMTRGQRESSVISTDSHDGLLESVSYRRSVSPVSVSDASALEGEEVMESPSTIKSMESENQIKERKTGIEEGFQEVSL; the protein is encoded by the exons ATGCCCTTTCTCCAATCCATCTCAAGCCTCTTTTCAGGCAATTCTTCAAAGTCCAATCCGAACCGCTACAACAACAGGCGCTCCGTTATGGACTCTACCCGCGACGCATTCAGTCTACCGACCACCAATGCTGGTAACATACACTATGGCAACGGGTACAATGATGGC CCACAATTGGATAGCGCGTCGTCTTCGCCTGGTCCTAGTAGACGTAACAGCAACGCTTACAACAACAATTACCCTCCAAGAGACTT CTCCGCGAACCCAAATTCCTATCCTCCCTTAACCCATACTTTCCACCGACTGCGTAAAACCCTTGCTGGCTCATTCCCCGAACTCCTCGAAACACTCAACCCACCTGTCAATCCGACTTTACTGGCCACCTTTGAGGCCGAAATCGGGTGTCCACTTCCTCGCTCGGTACGCGAGTCTATCCAAGTTGCAGACGGCCAAGACCTCGAGACCACTGGCAACATCTCCGGCTCCGGAGGATTGTTTTTTGGGCTGTATTTTCTGCCCCTTGAGGAGGTTATGCGGGAGTGGGCATTTTGGAGATACGCGGAAGATGACCCTACAGTAGGTGGAAACCCGGCGATATTGGCGACTATGGCGTCTGTCCCTCCTCAATGGATCAAAACTGTCTATGCGTGTAAAGGCTGGATCCCGCTGTTAAGTGATCGAACAGGGAATTATGTCGGTGTTGATCTCGACCCGGGGGCGAATGGCGCGTGGGGACAAGTCATCGTCTTTGGACGAGATTTTGACCGAAAGTGCGTCCTTTGGAATGGGGATGGCGAAGGCGGCTGGGGTAAATGGTTAGCCGCGTTTGTGGATGAGCTGGAGTCCggtgaaggatgggaagcgGACAAGGCTGCTTCgtcagatgaagaggaggagatcgGGTATAGCAGCTATAACGGTGGAGGGACATATGGTGAGGTTGGAAGTGGACTCCGGCTCGCGGGCCAATACCGAGGATGGAATGTGCTTGAAGCATGGTGGGATAGGAGTGTGAGAAAGTGGGAATCATTAGGATTGGGATTAGACATtgaagaggttgaaagAGGATTAGAAGAGGCTAGAAGGTTGACAGGCTACGGTGTGAGTGAAActgaagggaaagggaaagggaaaggaaagggcaGAGAGGGGACCAATGGGAACACAAGTAACAGCAACAGCCCGCTGCAAGAAAGCCTTG GCGGTTCTCAACACCTCGCTGCAGTACCGGGAACTCCTGTAACCCGTGATTCCGATGTTCTCCTCccaccttcatctcccgAACAACCATCCATCCCCAAAATTAgacatccatctccttcccccgTGAGAGTCATTACACCAGTGACATCTACCATTGATCATCCTCTCAAACCGGGACCACCCTCTACTGTTTCCGGTTCAGGTTCAGGCTCGGGATACCTTTCACCTCCTACtcattctccatctcgGCGTAAGCGCGCACCTGCCCCTGCACCTACACCCATTGACCTCCCCACACGAGCCGATATCCAAGCCATGTCCGCTATCGCCCAAGCTGAAACTTCGGGTCTCCGCGGTGGCTGGGTGATGAACCTCGATACCTCTGTCGGATCCGCCGCCCGTCGTGCATCTCGTCTGTCTTCTCTCGGCTCGGGATCCcagggaaggggaagtaTGGAtgcggagatggtggatatTGATCTTGAAGGTGGACGGGCAGTACCATTTGGTTCGCCAAACATGACAGAGGACGAGTTGGAGaggcaaagagaagaggaaaggatggcACATGCGGGATTGGAACATCGACGGAGTCCCGTGATGCTCAATTCCCGtaccccttctcctctcgccCGTTCCCCTCATTCATCTCATTCCCCACTCTCTCCACATTccccctctttccattctcctcaCTCTCCATACTCTTCTCGCCCACCCTCTTTCGAAACTCGCACCGCCATCATCACTACCGAAGACCCTTCCCGGGAAAAGACACCCAAAGCATCTCTTCGCTCACCAAACGCCCCATCCCCATTGGACGTTACCGCAATCCCTCAAAGTGTATTGGACGCTACTAGCATGATTCGCCCCCCGCCGCCTGTAGCAAACAACTCAAGCTTAACAATTCGGGGATACGATGGTGAAGAGAGGGATCGATCTCTTGTACGAGCCAACTCGGGAGCTTCCAATGGTCAAAGATCTCCCCGGCCAGAAAGGTCGGGGACGACGCCCATTCCCGGTTCCGGACCGACGCAGCAGAGATCGATGACAAGGGGCCAGCGGGAGTCTAGCGTCATCTCCACAGATAGCCATGACGGTTTGCTCGAAAGTGTTTCATACCGTAGAAGTGTGTCTCCCGTCTCGGTTTCTGATGCTTCCGCActtgaaggtgaagaggtaATGGAAAGCCCTAGTACTATCAAGAGTATGGAGAGTGAGAACCAAAtaaaggagaggaagacgggGATAGAAGAGGGCTTTCAGGAGGTGAGCCTTTGA